In Zalophus californianus isolate mZalCal1 chromosome 4, mZalCal1.pri.v2, whole genome shotgun sequence, the following proteins share a genomic window:
- the GADD45A gene encoding growth arrest and DNA damage-inducible protein GADD45 alpha isoform X2, with the protein MTLEEFSAGEQKTERMDKVGDALEEVLSKALSQRTITVGVYEAAKLLNVDPDNVVLCLLAADEDDDRDVALQIHFTLIQAFCCENDINILRVSNPGRLAELLLLETDASPAGSEGAEQPPDLHCVLVTNMSKHVGGCQQRKRSLIHIHRSGRILP; encoded by the exons ATGACTTTGGAGGAATTCTCGGCTGGAGAGCAGAAGACCGAAAG GATGGATAAGGTGGGGGATGCCCTCGAGGAAGTGCTCAGCAAAGCCCTGAGTCAGCGCACCATCACCGTCGGGGTGTACGAGGCGGCCAAGCTGCTCAACGT CGACCCCGATAACGTGGTGCTGTGTCTGCTGGCGGCGGACGAGGACGACGACAGGGATGTGGCTCTGCAGATCCACTTCACCCTGATCCAGGCGTTCTGCTGCGAGAACGACATCAACATCCTGCGCGTCAGCAACCCGGGCCGACTGGCCGAACTCCTGCTCCTGGAGACCGACGCCAGCCCAGCCGGGAGCGAGGGCGCCGAGCAGCCCCCGGACCTGCACTGCGTCCTGGTGACG AACATGTCTAAGCACGTTGGAGGCTGCCAGCAGCGGAAGAGATCCTT AATCCACATTCATCGCAGTGGAAGGATCCTGCCTTAA
- the GADD45A gene encoding growth arrest and DNA damage-inducible protein GADD45 alpha isoform X1 — protein MTLEEFSAGEQKTERMDKVGDALEEVLSKALSQRTITVGVYEAAKLLNVDPDNVVLCLLAADEDDDRDVALQIHFTLIQAFCCENDINILRVSNPGRLAELLLLETDASPAGSEGAEQPPDLHCVLVTNPHSSQWKDPALSQLICFCRESRYMDQWVPVINLPER, from the exons ATGACTTTGGAGGAATTCTCGGCTGGAGAGCAGAAGACCGAAAG GATGGATAAGGTGGGGGATGCCCTCGAGGAAGTGCTCAGCAAAGCCCTGAGTCAGCGCACCATCACCGTCGGGGTGTACGAGGCGGCCAAGCTGCTCAACGT CGACCCCGATAACGTGGTGCTGTGTCTGCTGGCGGCGGACGAGGACGACGACAGGGATGTGGCTCTGCAGATCCACTTCACCCTGATCCAGGCGTTCTGCTGCGAGAACGACATCAACATCCTGCGCGTCAGCAACCCGGGCCGACTGGCCGAACTCCTGCTCCTGGAGACCGACGCCAGCCCAGCCGGGAGCGAGGGCGCCGAGCAGCCCCCGGACCTGCACTGCGTCCTGGTGACG AATCCACATTCATCGCAGTGGAAGGATCCTGCCTTAAGTCAACTTATTTGTTTTTGCCGGGAAAGTCGCTACATGGATCAGTGGGTTCCAGTGATTAATCTCCCTGAACGGTGA